Proteins found in one Aethina tumida isolate Nest 87 chromosome 1, icAetTumi1.1, whole genome shotgun sequence genomic segment:
- the LOC109603857 gene encoding eukaryotic translation initiation factor 2-alpha kinase, with protein sequence MEKILALLVVIFYSISLIFGQAYQELPHCTEKLSAGNVIVSTLDGKLSVLDKSGNLVWDIPTGPGPLLVSHIHNLELTNSGEYIRIIPSLSGTLYKFDGKTIDPIPINAENLLKSSFRYAEDLVLAGGYEVRTYGVGFDSGKILYECSPHKCEKDPRTDTEDVLLVERNTQIIRAVEPKTGNERWNFSVGLTKIKLSQVSCVDTGAVLDLNITAILPEGIVKSFGNGYNWQYKFPSPIVNVWKWDGKILSQINLFAPKSVNTNEISPVLYIGMHKKQLYIHESVVMQNILQGKDDTDIMVVNSREVAKIPWEPVPALDYDTQANLTAISVLNSSGYVDGNGYYLYTKEDFNKKNNVICDKNHSTEESLNLVEEQEYLIEYVVSWQMEILLLIITLIMINLMYIKYWSRIPTQEIIYVERPVTLPTIERRVSERESEPETFQSRYENDFETLRCLGKGGFGVVFEVRAKIDECSYALKRITLPNDAKSKDRVMREVKALAKLEHQNIVRYFCSWVEKPPPGWRELHDESYIGEYSVTKSYKTKTTTEESSNYVSRKKALSISIDIPGYNNDESLSLDLAKSDDDSFIEFNTSNGPSDDKQSSVDSSKNSSETICSTSTISTGIDTLSEHQLKKINWKKPGRKHHSWDSGCCNIPPPPTFLYIQMQLCKKESLKEWLMSNQDRNTDFSLSIFDQILDAVEYVHLRGLIHRDLKPSNIFFALDGQVKVGDFGLVKDMEDSLDDTKKTLCAMGGGHTVEVGTQLYMSPEQLQNGNYDYKVDIFSLGLVFFELLVPFSTDMERFKILSMVREGNYPNDFVQKFPNEYNILKEMLCKDPTKRLTTIGIHSKPPFEKQSQYNKEEYFYNLPSYVQKN encoded by the exons atggaaaaaatcttAGCCCTATTAGTCGTTATTTTCTACTCAATTAGTCTTATTTTCGGTCAAGCCTATCAAGAGCTGCCTCACTGTACCGAAAAATTATCAGCGgg GAATGTTATAGTTAGCACACTAGACGGAAAGCTGTCGGTTTTGGATAAGTCTGGAAACTTGGTGTGGGACATACCAACCGGTCCAGGTCCTTTGCTTGTTTCGCACATCCACAACCTCGAG CTTACAAATAGTGGCGAATACATAAGAATAATACCATCTTTGTCAGGCactttgtataaatttgatgGCAAAACTATAGACCCAATTCCCATTAATGCCGAAAACCTACTTAAGTCATCTTTTCGATATGCAGAAGATCTAGTACTAGCAG GTGGCTATGAAGTAAGGACATATGGAGTTGGCTTCGAtagtggaaaaatattatatgagtGCAGTCCACATAAATGTGAAAAGGATCCTAGGACTGATACTGAAGATGTGTTATTAGTGGAAAGGAATACACAAATTATTAGAGCTGTTGAACCaaaaactggtaatgaaag atgGAACTTTAGTGTGGGTTtgaccaaaattaaattaagccaAGTATCATGTGTGGACACAGGGGCTGTCTTAGATTTGAACATCACAGCAATATTACCTGAAGGAATAGTGAAATCCTTCGGGAACGGTTACAACTGGCAATATAAATTCCCCTCTCCAATCGTAAATGTCTGGAAATGGGATGGCAAAATATTAagtcaaatcaatttattcgcTCCTAAAAGCGTTAACACCAATGAAATATCACCTGTGCTTTATATCGGAATGCATAAGAAACaa ttgtacATTCACGAGTCGGTAGTCATGCAGAACATATTGCAAGGCAAAGATGACACTGATATTATGGTTGTGAACTCCCGGGAAGTGGCGAAAATTCCCTGGGAGCCGGTGCCTGCACTTGATTACGACACTCAGGCGAATTTAACAGCTATTTCCGTGTTGAACAGCTCTGGATACGTTGATG GAAATGGTTATTATCTGTACACTAAAGAGgactttaataagaaaaataatgtaatttgtgATAAAAACCATTCCACAGAAGAATCTCTTAATCTAGTTGAAGAACAAGAGTACCTCATAGAATACGTTGTGTCATGGCA AATGGAAATTTTGCTTTTGATCATCACATTAATAATGATCAACTTaatgtacattaaatattgGTCTCGGATACCAACACAGGAAATTATATACGTTGAGAGACCAGTGACACTACCAACAATTGAAAGAAGAGTGTCAGAAAGGGAATCTGAGCCAGAAACATTCCAAAGCCGGTACGAAAACGACTTCGAAACCTTGAGGTGTTTAGGCAAAGGTGGGTTTGGAGTTGTTTTCGAAGTTAGGGCGAAAATCGATGAGTGCTCCTACGCTTTAAAAAGAATCACATTACCAAATGA cGCCAAGTCTAAGGACAGAGTTATGAGAGAAGTTAAGGCGTTGGCGAAACTGGAACACCAAAATATAGTTAGGTATTTTTGTTCTTGGGTTGAGAAGCCACCTCCGGGTTGGAGGGAGCTTCACGATGAATCGTACATAGG TGAATACAGCGTCACCAAGtcttacaaaacaaaaacaacgaCTGAGGAGAGTTCAAACTACGTTTCTAGGAAAAAAGCTTTATCAATTAGTATAGATATACCGGGCTACAACAACGATGAATCTCTTAGTTTGGATCTCGCCAAGAGCGATGATGACTCATTCATTGAATTCAACACTTCCAATGGACCAAGTGATGACAAACAGTCCTCTGTGGATTCGTCGAAAAACAGCAGCGAAACGATTTGCTCAACCTCGACGATTTCTACGGGAATTGACACTTTGAGTGAGCACCAACTCAAGAAGATTAATTGGAAGAAACCTGGTAGGAAACATCACTCTTGGGATAGTGGTTGCTGCAACATTCCACCACCGCCCACATTCCTTTACATACAAATGCAACTGTGCAAGAAGGAAAGTCTTAAGGAGTGGTTGATGAGCAATCAGGATAGAAATACTGACTTTTCTTTAAGTATTTTTGACCAAATTTTAGATGCTGTAGAATATGTTCATTTGAGGGGCCTCATACACAGAGACTTGAAG CCTAGTAATATATTCTTTGCATTAGACGGTCAAGTGAAAGTCGGTGACTTTGGCTTGGTAAAGGATATGGAAGACTCCTTGGACGATACCAAGAAAACGCTGTGTGCCATGGGTGGTGGGCACACTGTTGAAGTTGGCACCCAATTGTACATGAGTCCGGAACAACTTCAAAACGGGAACTATGATTACAAAGTAGATATATTTTCTCTGGGTCTCGTTTTCTTCGAATTACTGGTACCTTTCTCGACCGACAtggaaagatttaaaattttatccatggtTAGAGAGGGAAATTATCCAAAtgattttgtacaaaaatttcCTAATGAG TATAACATACTCAAGGAAATGCTTTGTAAGGATCCTACGAAAAGGCTGACTACTATAGGAATTCATTCTAAGCCACCTTTTGAAAAGCAAtcacaatataataaagaggagtatttttacaatttacccAGTTATGTGCAGAAGAATTAG